From Mucilaginibacter rubeus, a single genomic window includes:
- a CDS encoding IlvD/Edd family dehydratase, whose protein sequence is MEDKPLRSRQWFGKKGKDGFIYRAWMKNQGIPAHQLQGKPVIGICNTWSELTPCNAHFRELAQSVKNGIYEAGGYPVEFPVMSLGETLVKPTAMLYRNLVSMDVEESIRANPLDGVVLLCGCDKTTPALVMGACSVNIPTIVVSGGAMLTGKYRGRDIGTSDIWRFFADHQTGQMNDEDLYTAEACMARSQGHCAVMGTASTMACMVESLGLSLAENAAIPAADSRRKVLAHLSGNRIVDMVRKDLKPSDILTRQAFENAITVNAAIGGSTNFIIHLLAIAGRIGIDLNMDDFNTSARKIPLLANLQPSGKYFMEDFYYAGGLPALMKELHEQLNSDAITVSGHPISRNYENSECFNRDLIAPVDNPFNPTAGITVLKGNLCQNGAVIKPSAASTALMRHTGKAVVFENIEDFNHRINDPALDVDKDSVLVLKNAGPKGYPGMPEVGNMLIPKKLADQGVTDMVRISDGRMSGTGFGTVVLHVSPEAAIGGTLAIVQDGDMIKLDVPAGTLHLEVSDEEIAERKSKLVLNNNISKRGYTHLYQTHVEQAHLGADLDFLKGSSGSEVLRDSH, encoded by the coding sequence ATGGAGGATAAACCGCTACGGAGCCGGCAATGGTTTGGCAAAAAGGGCAAGGATGGTTTCATATATCGCGCATGGATGAAAAACCAGGGCATTCCGGCACATCAGCTGCAAGGGAAACCGGTGATAGGGATCTGCAACACATGGTCGGAACTTACACCCTGTAATGCTCATTTCCGGGAATTGGCGCAATCTGTAAAAAACGGCATTTACGAAGCAGGTGGTTACCCGGTCGAGTTTCCGGTGATGTCGCTGGGCGAAACTTTGGTTAAGCCTACTGCCATGCTTTACCGAAACCTGGTAAGTATGGATGTGGAAGAAAGCATTCGTGCCAACCCGTTGGATGGCGTAGTGTTACTTTGCGGCTGTGACAAAACCACGCCCGCATTGGTGATGGGGGCCTGCAGTGTTAATATTCCCACTATTGTTGTTTCGGGTGGGGCTATGCTAACCGGTAAATACCGGGGCAGGGATATAGGCACATCAGATATCTGGCGCTTTTTTGCCGATCACCAAACCGGGCAAATGAACGACGAGGACCTTTATACCGCCGAAGCCTGTATGGCCCGGAGCCAGGGGCATTGCGCGGTAATGGGTACGGCATCAACCATGGCCTGCATGGTGGAATCGCTGGGGCTTTCGCTGGCAGAGAACGCGGCCATCCCCGCTGCCGATTCCAGGCGAAAAGTTTTGGCGCATTTATCCGGCAACCGAATTGTTGACATGGTGCGCAAAGACCTGAAACCTTCAGACATCCTTACCCGGCAGGCTTTTGAAAACGCCATTACCGTTAATGCGGCCATTGGTGGTTCTACCAATTTTATTATTCACCTGCTGGCCATAGCGGGCCGTATTGGTATTGATTTAAATATGGATGATTTCAATACCTCCGCCCGTAAAATACCTTTACTGGCCAACCTGCAGCCATCGGGCAAGTATTTTATGGAGGATTTTTATTACGCCGGAGGCTTGCCAGCCTTGATGAAAGAGCTTCACGAACAACTTAATAGCGATGCAATAACGGTAAGCGGGCATCCGATATCGCGAAACTATGAAAACAGCGAATGTTTTAATCGCGATCTCATAGCTCCGGTTGATAATCCTTTTAACCCAACAGCAGGCATAACTGTACTTAAAGGCAACCTTTGCCAAAACGGGGCTGTGATCAAACCGTCGGCAGCAAGTACCGCTTTAATGCGGCACACCGGCAAGGCAGTTGTTTTTGAAAATATTGAGGATTTTAACCATCGGATCAACGATCCGGCTTTGGATGTAGATAAAGACAGTGTACTGGTATTAAAAAATGCCGGACCAAAAGGCTATCCAGGCATGCCGGAAGTTGGCAATATGCTTATCCCTAAAAAACTGGCCGATCAGGGCGTTACCGATATGGTACGCATTTCGGACGGACGGATGAGCGGCACCGGTTTTGGTACCGTAGTATTGCATGTATCGCCCGAGGCTGCCATTGGCGGTACATTGGCCATAGTACAGGACGGTGATATGATTAAACTTGACGTACCGGCTGGAACTTTGCACCTTGAAGTAAGCGACGAGGAAATTGCCGAAAGAAAATCGAAACTGGTATTAAATAACAATATCAGCAAACGCGGATACACTCATTTATACCAAACCCATGTGGAACAAGCGCACCTTGGTGCAGATCTGGATTTTTTAAAGGGAAGTTCAGGGAGCGAGGTTTTGAGGGATTCGCATTAA
- a CDS encoding SDR family NAD(P)-dependent oxidoreductase: MITNKFSGQVAIVTGAGQGIGFEIAKQLSVAGASVLLNDLSKELATQAADAINSMGGNCYPIHGDASNIDFIQQMIDEAVQRYGKLTIAIANAGITLFGDFLNYPAQSLQSVMNLNLQGSFFLAQRAARQIVKQKSGGSILFMSSVTGHQAHQDLAAYGMTKAALEMLAKSLVVELSQHQITVNTVAPGATLTERTLEDAGYQKTWARITPMGRAATVEDVANAVLFLVSPDARHITGQNLVVDGGWTAVSTSPY, translated from the coding sequence ATGATAACGAATAAATTTAGCGGGCAGGTAGCCATAGTAACCGGAGCCGGACAAGGGATAGGTTTTGAAATAGCGAAACAATTAAGTGTTGCCGGTGCTTCTGTATTATTGAACGATTTGAGCAAAGAACTGGCAACCCAGGCGGCAGATGCTATAAACAGCATGGGCGGTAATTGTTACCCAATACATGGCGATGCTTCAAACATTGATTTTATACAGCAAATGATTGACGAAGCGGTGCAACGTTATGGCAAACTTACTATTGCTATTGCTAATGCAGGCATCACTTTGTTTGGCGATTTTTTGAATTATCCGGCCCAATCGCTGCAAAGTGTCATGAACCTTAACCTACAGGGCAGTTTCTTTTTGGCGCAAAGGGCAGCCCGGCAAATTGTAAAACAAAAAAGCGGGGGAAGTATCCTGTTCATGTCGTCGGTTACGGGGCACCAGGCCCATCAGGACCTTGCGGCTTACGGCATGACCAAAGCGGCTTTGGAAATGCTGGCCAAAAGTTTGGTTGTTGAACTATCGCAACATCAAATTACCGTAAACACCGTTGCTCCCGGCGCTACGTTAACCGAGCGCACCCTGGAAGATGCCGGGTATCAAAAAACATGGGCCCGCATTACGCCAATGGGTCGCGCGGCTACGGTTGAAGATGTGGCAAATGCCGTGTTGTTTTTAGTATCTCCCGATGCGAGACACATTACCGGGCAAAACCTTGTAGTTGATGGCGGATGGACAGCGGTTAGTACTTCGCCTTATTAG